In a genomic window of Xenopus laevis strain J_2021 chromosome 5S, Xenopus_laevis_v10.1, whole genome shotgun sequence:
- the zic1.S gene encoding zinc finger protein ZIC 1 (The RefSeq protein has 1 substitution compared to this genomic sequence) — protein MLLDTGAQYPAIGVTTFGSSRHHSAGDVTDREVALGINPFADGMGAFKLNPSSHDLASGQTAFTSQAPGYAAAALGHHHHPGHVSSYSSAAFNSTRDFLFRNRGFGEAASAQHSLFASAAGGFPGPHGPHADTTGHLIFPGLHEQAASHASPNVVNGQMRLGFSGDMYGRPDQYGQVTSPRSEHYASSQLHGYGPMNMNMAAHHGAGAFFRYMRQPIKQELICKWIEPEQLANPKKSCNKTFSTMHELVTHVTVEHVGGPEQSNHICVWEECPREGKPFKAKYKLINHIRVHTGEKPFPCPFPGCGKVFARSENLKIHKRTHTGEKPFKCEFEGCDRRFANSSDRKKHMHVHTSDKPYLCKMCDKSYTHPSSLRKHMKVHEASSQGSQPSPAASSGYESSTPPTIVSPSAENQSTSSLSPSSSAVHHTSNHSTLSSNFNEWYV, from the exons ATGCTGCTGGACGCCGGAGCCCAATACCCAGCGATCGGAGTGACGACTTTCGGTTCCTCCAGGCACCACTCGGCTGGCGATGTGACGGATCGAGAGGTGGCCCTGGGCATCAATCCCTTCGCAGACGGCATGGGAGCTTTCAAACTCAACCCGAGTAGCCACGATCTCGCCTCAGGTCAGACCGCTTTCACTTCGCAGGCTCCGGGCTACGCTGCGGCCGCTCTGGGGCACCATCATCACCCGGGACATGTCAGCTCTTACTCCAGCGCTGCCTTTAACTCCACCCGGGACTTTCTCTTCCGCAACCGGGGCTTCGGGGAGGCCGCCAGCGCCCAGCACAGTCTATTCGCCTCCGCCGCGGGGGGCTTCCCCGGACCCCATGGGCCCCACGCTGATACCACGGGCCACTTGATTTTCCCTGGACTCCACGAGCAAGCAGCCAGCCACGCTTCTCCCAATGTGGTGAACGGACAGATGAGGCTGGGCTTCTCGGGGGACATGTATGGCAGGCCCGACCAGTACGGACAGGTGACTAGCCCCAGGTCTGAGCATTATGCCTCCAGCCAACTGCACGGCTACGGCCCTATGAACATGAACATGGCTGCCCACCATGGAGCAGGGGCTTTCTTCCGTTACATGAGGCAGCCCATCAAGCAAGAGCTCATCTGCAAATGGATTGAGCCCGAGCAGTTGGCCAACCCCAAAAAGTCGTGCAACAAAACTTTCAGTACCATGCACGAGCTGGTCACCCATGTTACTGTGGAGCACGTTGGGGGCCCAGAGCAGTCCAACCACATCTGTGTCTGGGAAGAATGTCCAAGAGAAGGGAAACCTTTCAAGGCCAAATACAAACTGATCAACCACATCAGAGTGCACACAGGCGAAAAGCCTTTCCCTTGCCCCTTCCCTGGATGTGGCAAAGTCTTTGCGCGATCAGAAAATCTCAAGATCCACAAAAGAACTCACACAG GTGAAAAACCCTTTAAGTGCGAGTTTGAAGGCTGTGACAGACGATTTGCCAATAGCAGTGATCGTAAAAAGCACATGCACGTTCATACATCGGACAAGCCGTATCTGTGTAAAATGTGCGACAAGTCGTACACCCACCCCAGCTCCCTCAGGAAGCACATGAAG GTCCACGAAGCATCTTCCCAAGGGTCTCAGCCTTCCCCAGCAGCAAGTTCAGGCTATGAATCTTCAACGCCCCCAACAATCGTTTCTCCTTCTGCAGAAAACCAGAGCACAAGTTCCTTATCCCCCAGCTCCTCAGCAGTACATCACACGTCCAATCACAGCACGCTCTCGTCAAATTTTAACGAATGGTACGtttaa